The genomic interval CAGCGGACCCTTGAGTTCATTCCACCCCTACTGTATGTGGTGTGTCAGCCAGCCTGACCCACCACATACTACAGTACACAAGGCAATGCTATAGTATACCCTCTACtgtactctactctactctgcTGCACTATACTATACTCTCTACTCTTCTCAGTGTTGGCGCGAATGGAGGCAGAGCGCGGACTTAACGACAGAGCGCGGACACGACACCCCTGACTCTGCTCCCCATCCTCAACTGCTCCTCCACGAAACGACACGTTCGCAACGCTCAATACTACTAAccccaatttttcgttcaaacgaggtactatatgtttttaatttacagtatgaagatcaatgctaaccagaaaaaatatatttagtgaaactttcatgtgtgtatttctacgtgctgtcaaagttttgttttaattaacgTTTGTCtccatatgtaaaacataaactttatattgtggtcagttttgtcatattttgtgagTCCAAAATTCGTATTTCTGCAAAGATCTCTCAGGCATCCTCCATAGTACAGTGGATGTTATTACAGCAAGTGTTAGTATGAATTAGAGTGGTAAAGCTATCGTATTACGTAACATTAAGCAACTAaagcgaaatcatacgtgaatcgcGGTTGAGAACACACGTGCCAAGAAGGCCCCTCAAACAGATAAAGGCACTGTGGTTTCCAGTATAACGGGGCTCTATGTCTCACCATTTTGGGTCGCTGGTTCGTATCCTAGTTCTGCTACTCTTTTTGCGACTTTATAAGGCAGGGTTTAAAAGGTATCCTGGCTTTCTGAATGTTTTTTCTTGGCTTcatgtgacttttttttctcagttaaTGTCAAGCTTGAAAAGTGATAcgtatatatacaacatttatGCACAGGCCTTCAATGACAGAATAGAGGAGCCTccttagctcagttggttagcgcgttagcgcagcgtaatgacccaggagcatctcaccaatgcggtcgctttgagctcaagtccagctcatactggcttcccccggccgttcgtgggaatgtctggcagcaacctgcggatggccgtgggtttcccccggccacCGCCCGTTTTTTTCCGACCGTAATGCTGGCAAATATTTTTGAGCTCGGcgtatacaccaatcaaataaataaataaatgacagaaGAGAAAGCTTCAGCTGTAAATTTCTACATGCATAATGGCTTTATATCCAAGGAGCCAAGACGCATGAACAAAGTGATACAATTTAAATTATTCGTTGACTTTCATGTGCTTGTCCGCCAAAATTACTACAGCAATTACAGATCAGACATATGGAGAATCAGACCTTGACCACGTAGGCGTTTGGCGCCGTGTTTGCAGGGTTGCAGTTTCAAAGGAGATTTTTAGATATTTGGCAAAGTGCTGTTCTTTTTTCTTAAGGTACTgccctgttttttttgttttgtttttttttttttgttttttgttgttttttttttccttttttttttcttttttttaatacctATAATTGAAGCATTCTCGGATAAGGTGAAAAGTTATACAATCAACACATCAAATAACAAACCCGTAAATAAAAAATCCGTGTAAGATCGTACATTCTTCGAACTCATGCCTAAAGTCTTCTGTTAATGAACTCTTTGTGACTTTTTTACCTATATTTCTAAACACAATCAACTCGACTGTGAATTTGCTTGCATAACACTGTGAATTAGTTCCCAGCAAAGACAGAACCGTATCACACCATGGggaaaaacttttgtttttgttcatgaGTCAAAAGTTAAGTTTTCCGTAACCAAGAAAATTTCGCTGACATGTACAGTCAGTCAGTTTTCTGTCTCGAAGAAACCGGGGTAATTATTAGGCAATAAGTAAGCTTCCCGCATGTGACGCTCTCACTTTCACCTGCAGAGCGAGCTCAAAATGCGTAGACCTATGTTATAAATGACCTTAATGATAGAAGGCGAGTAATCTCAATTAAGTCTCGTATATCTAAGATCATCTAAACGACCTTAGGAATGTTGTCGATCGTGTGTAATCCAAATAAGAACCTGGAAACAGTGCATGAAGGCGATGGAATCTCCCAAGATATCATTCTCGAGGCTTGATATTGGATTCAACACTGGAAGGCCAGCATCTTAATCACGCACTCATCTATAGCCATGACCCGGCTTTGACGCTTACAATATGGCCTTTCAGTGAGTTTTTACTTAGAGTATAATAAATATTGGATTAACATGCAGGTTCTCACATTTTCTGTACAATACTGCGACTACTGCAACACTATAAACGcacatatttatttgcatgtacatgtacacatgtaggtctTTATTAGTATTTATTACTGTGACGACCTATCCTGTCACGTGGCCAAGTGTTTTTTCATGAAAGTCACAAGCCGGTGCAAGGCCAGTTGACTAATAGACTCGACGTAGGTGTCACTGTTCGGGTTTGTAAAGGCATGGCCGACCGGGTACAGAAAAATGTCGTTAGGTACTTCACCGGCTTTAAGAATTCTTCTCAAAATTTCAACGTCCTTTAAAGAGGAAAATCCTGCAATTTCGTCCAGCTCACCGAAATGACATTGAACAGGAACTGTTATTGCCGACAGATCTGCGAGGCTGAGAATAGGGATCCCGTAAAATGATGAGGCTGCCGAAATTTCGCGAGATACTGCAGCGGTTGCCAGGGACAACGCCCCTCCCATTGAAAACCCGGTGATACCTACTTTCGAACAGCCGTTTGAGAGGAGGTACTTGACGGCAGCTACCGCGTCATCCATGGCGCCGTGCCAATCGAGTGACGTCATCAGGTCAGCGGCGGTTATCATGTCACTGGCTATTTCGCCTCGGTACAAGTCGGGAATCAGCGTCATGAGGTTACCCTCGAGCACCATTTCTGCGGCCGCTTCTTGAATTTGGTCATTGAGACCCCACCATTCGTGCAAAACAACCAGTCCTGCTTTTGTCTGACTCGGATCACCCTGTAGAAAACCTTCGCAACGACCAGCTTTGTTGGCAGAGTCGAAAGATACCATTTTGGATTGGTGAATGCATCTGAAAAGACAAATTATAGTTTAATTATTGACGTTTTTTTATATGAGGGGTTTGTGGTTTATCGGATCTGGGCCCAGTTTGGCATAAAGAAAGGAAACTAACTTCAGGAATTGAAGTCAGAATTCATCTACATTTCAGCTACTATGTTTGTGCCATCCCCAGGAAATAGTACTCCAACAGTAGAACGTTTCACGAACATTGCCCTATTTTCTTGTGTATCAATACATGTTATTCTCATGCATTAGTAAAGCATTTTATGTTTCAGGTTGTCctttctttttcatgttttaaagcGTCCTTTCTACCATATAACATTAACCAGACTGAAGTGGGCTGCCCAGGGAACTCAAGAAGTTATAACTACGTGTAGACTTGTATCTTTCGTTCTTTATACCTCCGTATTCAGTTAACACTGCAGTGATTTGTATAGTAATACTGATATATTGTGGTCTATGACCAACCTTTTATCTTCATCTGcaacacatttaataaaatttcaaatttcagtatTTGTTGAGGTAATTATTAAAACAGGCATATATAGAATagtataggcctgtatattttCAACATGTGGGCTATGGaaattatctgtttatttatgtgttgaCTTGCAATAAATGAAAAGACGTACAGGTACGGCCTACTGGCAGGGCTCTCACAGGCTCATAAAGTTAAAGTCATGGGTCGCAACGACCGCCAGGCCTTTGATACTGaggtcgtgggttcgaatccagctcttgctacatgtagttcatctGCACCTTAAAGTCTGAAGAGAAGTCAGTATAGCTGGTGAAGGCGGTGTTTACGTCGTATGGCTCTCTACATGACAGTTATCATGTAAGAGAAAAGGTCCTGAACACCCATATTTATtcgattggcgttttacgccgtactcaagaaaatccgactatccgcaggatgctggtagaccttcccacgtacggccagagaggaagccagcctgagctggagttgaactctgagcgaccgcattggtgagaggctcctgattCATTACGCTgggataaccaactgagccaaggaggctcGCGTATCAGGAGAATAGCAGATGTATTTATCATATGTCACTCAAGCACACATCATATACACACTTTGGCTGAGTCGACCTGACCTGAAAGCCTGCAGTACACATTGTGCTTACTGATATTTACATCTGCCATCTCTAAATAGAGCAGGCTGATATCAAAGTGCCCTATGAACGATGTTGTAAAACGTATCAAGTCTTGCCGATACCGCCTGTGGCGAACCTGTGGACAGGTCACGTGATCTACAGACTTACCTGAGTGGTGCAAATCTCAGCACCTGTCCACGGACAGTCCGCTGCAAACTGCAGACAAGGCGTGCAGCCTGCATCTTCCCTAACCGAGGACAAACCgacaaaacacaacagaaggGTATACCGACCTTGACTCCAATACCGACGTACAATATGACGCGCAAGTCGTGCACTCGTACATTTCCTAGAACATAATAGGGCGAATCTATTTGATCAcaatctcatttatttatttatttgattggtgtttcacgccgtacacacacacacacacacacacacacacacacacacacacacacacacatatatatatatatatatatatatatatatatatatatatatatatatatatatatatatatatatataatattaatatttcacttatacgacggtgctGTCAGCATTATGTACTAGGCTTCTATGCACGTGAGCCTATTTACATGTGGATATTAATGTACCTTGTAAATAGgctcatgtgcatgtaaataggctcatgtgcatgtaaataggCTAATGTAAAATTCATTATCTAGATGTAAATAGGCTAAAATTACTGATCAATAGCTGATCTATTTTCAGTAAAAGTgattaatttatatcgttcaaAAAATGTATCATAAAGTGAAATGTATATCCTTGCATGGCAGCGAAAAAATGAAACGGTCTAATTCTAAGTCAGTTTGGATTACCGTGGGAGTTAATTATATActgttgatttgtgtttatttgacaagaagaaaaaaaacatacaaacaaacaaaaaaaaacaccccccccccccccccacaaaaacgTACAAAAATCagcctaatgaattagacgATGTATGCTAAACGCTAGCATAGACCGTCTAATTCATCAGGCTATATAATACCATGTTAGTATCACCGTTTAAGCGAGAATAGCTTATACACGTGTTCACATGTGGAATGCAtctatacttatttatttaacttatttatttatttatttatttatttgattcgtgttttatgccgtactccacaatatgtcacttatacgacggcaaccagcattatggtgagaggaaaccggacagggacCGGTGGGAAACCCAAGACTGCATgatctgaactcacagcgaccgcattggtgagaggctccttggggAATGCATCTAGGCCTATaatgcctatatacatgtataatacgcCAAAAGGAAACAGGTCAAGATCCCTTGATTATAATGTATTGGTAGTTCacatataatattacatacaaTGCGAGTCGATAATGTGAAACGTGCTTTtacttcaagaaaaaaaaaacagttattgTTTTTCCATCAAAGAGGcttcaattttattttgatgtttacaatgtcttttttatagttttgacttttttttttcttgacatttaTGGCTGATTGATCGAGTACATCATCGATTTGCTGAAACTGAGcgataaaaaatattataagaAACTGGTTACCACATCAACTCAGCATGGCTGCACTTAATAAATTTGTGGCCCAGTGATTGAATAATAATTGTACactatatgtaaataaaatcctTTTAAAAGCCACCATGGTATAGGAGTTAGAACGTGGGATGACATGTGCACTGTTATCATGGCAGTCACTTATGCTCACCGCGCAATCGCAGTGCAAATGTGCCCACacctacacacatacatgtaagccaaatCCGACACGTGGAGACGCCGGTAGAATCTGCATGGTCATGATAAGATCTTTGACCTGATAAACTTGAACTTTCATCGCTTAGAGTTAACTATGAGGAGATACAAAagcctacactcaaaaaaaaatctgccagttttaacataaaatctgttgtctgagtgatgctatgtATTCTGTGCTTTTGACATAACGTGCCATACTCTTCAGCTTAATATAATCTTTACGCTAaatgaatagaatatgtgtgctgtatttaacaaaataatctgctacaatgactgaatacattctagcatatCATTCAGGCGactgactttctgttaaatttagcagattatATTTTGAGAGTATAAAGCCTGCTAAtcgacttacatgtattttccatggTAGATAGcatactctttacagcgcatgcgtcgctttctacctttcgctttacttCACTGCCAtcactagtaaattttgtacacaaatcttgaacaacgccgaggtcactggggtcacggtgatgaggcaggaagtgatgtcagaaaacacaaacactccGTCTCAGTTTTTGTCTTcaacaatactttatacacatgctcTCTCTATATCTAGAGTATGCACATCAAGATTCTAAACCAAACCTAAAACAATTGTATTGATGAATGCAGATTAAATATTTCCGTGGGAGGACACACACGATGAGGCTAAGGcaaaacaagcctacgtgcatCTCATACGCTCCAGAGGAGAAGCTTCTCTGTTGGTGCCAATGCTGTAAAGCGAAAAGACGTACAGGTCgcagagagcgacgcatgcgctgtaaggagtatgctaTGTCTGCCCATAGAGTTTCTCCTGCCAGCTTATACACCCAGTGCACGGGACAGCAACGTATCCATATACgtgtattcatattttgttgatttattcacgcatatatttatttatttatttatttatttatttatttgactatttTGAATGACATGCTCAAGAACGCTTCACTTTTGGGGGAGGCAACCTCAAACACGTCTATTGCCCTTGAATCTGTAAATGGAAGGAAGGTTTGTCTCCCTTgctataaaaaaacattttccctCAAATCTGTATTATTGCATTACATATCACGTGTGCATTAAAAATATGCAACTAGGAAGTTTAGTATAAATGGTCACAAAACCAGAGCTTGGGCCATGACGtgggaaaaaatatgaaataccgGCAGTTCAAAAATAGGCCTCAAGCCACGGAAGTCTCTATATGATTTTAGGTATGATGCATGAtttaattattatgtttttgaaTCGACGCTggacaatatttatttcaataaatggGGATTTCACCTGTAGATAGATTTGTAGGCCGATACACAGTGAGTGATGGATTGAATAGTGTTAGTTCCAGTTACACCCTACATAAACATTTAGGCCTCTGAAACGATATTTAGTACCGGTACGTGTACATACGGGCTGGTTTAACACATTATGTTTCTGAACGTCAttattcacaaaacttcttCTCAATTTATCCCAACTCTTCCTTGTTTAAACACTTACATTAAAATGCGGAATGTCCGGGTAACTGACACTAAATTTAAGTGCATAATGTTGTATCATAGATTGTCCGTGACATTTAAACGAGCTTGGGATTTCCGCCAGCCTCGTT from Liolophura sinensis isolate JHLJ2023 chromosome 3, CUHK_Ljap_v2, whole genome shotgun sequence carries:
- the LOC135464128 gene encoding protein usf-like; the encoded protein is MQAARLVCSLQRTVRGQVLRFAPLRCIHQSKMVSFDSANKAGRCEGFLQGDPSQTKAGLVVLHEWWGLNDQIQEAAAEMVLEGNLMTLIPDLYRGEIASDMITAADLMTSLDWHGAMDDAVAAVKYLLSNGCSKVGITGFSMGGALSLATAAVSREISAASSFYGIPILSLADLSAITVPVQCHFGELDEIAGFSSLKDVEILRRILKAGEVPNDIFLYPVGHAFTNPNSDTYVESISQLALHRLVTFMKKHLAT